The following are from one region of the Hyphomicrobium album genome:
- the queC gene encoding 7-cyano-7-deazaguanine synthase QueC has translation MANDAALVLFSGGQDSTVCLAWALKRYERVETVGFAYGQRHAAELGQRGRLREGLTKLKPEWGGRLGDDHMLELPELGRLSDTALTRDAEIVLSDKGLPSTFVPGRNLLFFTYAAALAYRRGMRTLVGGMCETDFSGYPDCRNDTLQTLGKAISLGMDAEFIIETPLMWIDKAGTWALTEALGGAPLVELVTEESHTCYLGVRSRRHAWGYGCNHCPACALRRQGWEKWQAGKTT, from the coding sequence ATGGCGAACGACGCGGCATTGGTGCTGTTTTCAGGTGGGCAGGACTCCACCGTGTGCCTTGCCTGGGCACTTAAGCGCTACGAACGCGTCGAGACCGTTGGCTTCGCCTACGGACAGCGTCATGCCGCCGAGCTCGGCCAGCGTGGGCGGCTACGTGAGGGCCTCACAAAGCTGAAACCCGAATGGGGTGGAAGGCTCGGCGACGATCACATGCTGGAGCTGCCGGAGCTCGGGCGCTTGAGCGACACGGCGCTGACGCGCGACGCCGAGATCGTGCTGAGCGACAAAGGGCTGCCGTCGACCTTCGTCCCCGGCCGCAACCTCCTGTTCTTCACCTACGCCGCCGCGCTGGCCTACCGCCGCGGCATGCGCACCCTCGTCGGCGGCATGTGCGAGACGGATTTCTCCGGCTACCCCGACTGCCGCAACGACACGCTGCAGACGCTCGGCAAGGCGATCTCGCTCGGCATGGACGCGGAGTTCATCATCGAGACGCCGCTGATGTGGATCGACAAAGCCGGCACCTGGGCGCTCACCGAGGCGCTGGGCGGCGCACCGCTGGTGGAACTCGTCACCGAGGAATCCCACACCTGCTATCTCGGCGTTCGCTCGCGCCGCCACGCGTGGGGCTACGGCTGCAACCATTGCCCGGCGTGCGCGCTGCGCCGGCAGGGATGGGAAAAGTGGCAAGCCGGCAAGACGACCTGA
- the queE gene encoding 7-carboxy-7-deazaguanine synthase, whose protein sequence is MYAVKEMFYTLQGEGTHTGRAAVFCRFAGCNLWSGREQDRAKADCQFCDTDFVGVDGEGGGKFATADALADACAQVAGPSAARLVVLTGGEPMLQVDEALIDALHARGFEIAIETNGTLPVPRAIDWICVSPKAGTDLRQRSGDELKLVYPQAGLDPEAVAELAFTHRYLQPMDGPDAKANTERAVAYCKAHPGWRLSLQTHKLLGIP, encoded by the coding sequence ATGTACGCCGTCAAAGAGATGTTCTACACGCTGCAGGGCGAAGGCACGCACACAGGGCGCGCCGCCGTCTTCTGCCGCTTCGCCGGCTGCAATCTGTGGTCCGGCCGCGAGCAGGATCGCGCCAAGGCCGATTGCCAGTTCTGCGACACCGATTTTGTCGGTGTGGATGGCGAGGGCGGCGGCAAGTTCGCAACCGCCGATGCTCTCGCCGACGCCTGCGCGCAGGTGGCGGGACCATCCGCGGCGCGGCTCGTCGTGCTGACCGGCGGCGAGCCGATGCTGCAGGTGGATGAGGCGCTGATCGATGCTCTACATGCCCGCGGTTTCGAGATCGCCATCGAGACCAATGGCACCCTCCCCGTGCCGCGCGCCATCGACTGGATCTGCGTCAGCCCCAAGGCCGGGACTGACCTCAGGCAGCGCTCGGGCGACGAATTGAAGCTCGTCTACCCGCAGGCGGGGCTCGACCCGGAAGCGGTCGCGGAGCTAGCGTTCACGCATCGCTACCTGCAGCCGATGGACGGCCCGGACGCCAAGGCGAACACCGAGCGCGCCGTCGCCTACTGCAAGGCCCACCCCGGCTGGCGGCTGTCCCTGCAGACCCACAAGCTGCTCGGCATTCCTTAA
- a CDS encoding YfbM family protein, which yields MVARGVHFALTAEDERRLLACPAGQRPDFIRNDIEEFYFAHAGEWLCETDKAWDAIHRSFGASELHYEYRSPLHGVILGGEPLYFRRDYIISLKKSGCVGEIAGALGAVGEQEFRARYFGIDPMKYDCPLSEEDFEYSWSWLQRLIPFYLRSAEAGRSVVFTTDQ from the coding sequence GTGGTCGCGCGCGGTGTACATTTTGCTTTGACCGCAGAAGACGAGCGGCGATTGCTAGCCTGTCCAGCAGGGCAGCGGCCCGATTTCATAAGGAATGACATCGAGGAGTTCTATTTCGCACACGCCGGTGAATGGCTCTGCGAGACCGACAAGGCCTGGGACGCAATTCATCGCTCGTTTGGAGCGAGCGAGCTCCACTACGAGTACCGGTCACCGCTGCACGGCGTTATTCTTGGCGGTGAGCCGCTCTACTTCCGTCGCGACTACATCATCTCGTTGAAAAAGAGCGGGTGCGTTGGAGAGATCGCGGGAGCGCTCGGCGCCGTGGGCGAGCAGGAGTTTCGGGCGCGCTACTTTGGGATTGATCCGATGAAGTACGATTGTCCTCTTTCGGAGGAGGACTTCGAATACAGCTGGAGTTGGCTGCAGCGCCTTATACCGTTCTACCTTAGATCTGCCGAAGCCGGCCGTTCTGTCGTCTTCACCACTGACCAGTAG
- the queF gene encoding preQ(1) synthase → MGQKDTTVTILGQATKLPQSPEEATLERVPNPHRDTAYVARFAAPEFTSLCPVTGQPDFAHLVIDYVPRDWLVESKSLKLYLGSFRNHGAFHEDCTIAIGKRLVALLDPQYLRIGGYWYPRGGMPIDVFWQTGKLPEGVWLPDQGVAPYRGRG, encoded by the coding sequence ATGGGCCAGAAGGACACCACCGTCACCATCCTCGGGCAGGCGACGAAGCTGCCGCAGAGCCCGGAAGAGGCGACGCTCGAACGCGTGCCGAACCCGCACCGCGACACCGCCTACGTCGCGCGGTTTGCGGCGCCGGAGTTCACCTCGCTCTGCCCGGTGACGGGGCAGCCCGACTTCGCGCACCTCGTCATCGACTACGTGCCGCGCGACTGGCTCGTGGAATCGAAATCGCTGAAGCTCTACCTCGGATCATTCCGCAATCACGGTGCCTTCCACGAGGACTGCACCATCGCCATCGGCAAGCGCCTCGTCGCGCTGCTCGACCCGCAGTACCTGCGCATCGGCGGCTACTGGTATCCGCGCGGCGGCATGCCGATCGACGTGTTCTGGCAGACCGGCAAGCTGCCCGAAGGCGTGTGGCTGCCCGACCAGGGCGTCGCGCCCTACCGCGGCCGCGGCTGA
- a CDS encoding Dps family protein, whose protein sequence is MSKAAERRKAPLQTPSTYDGNAIRDLSGALNALLADTFALYMKTKNFHWHMSGPHFRDYHLLLDEQGDQIFAMTDPMAERVRKVGGITLHSIGEIARLQRVEDNDAAYVTPQDMLAELRDDNKDLVSRMREVHGLCDEHGDVATASLLENWMDETERRVWFLFEATREKHAP, encoded by the coding sequence ATGAGCAAGGCTGCCGAGCGCCGCAAAGCGCCGCTGCAGACACCGAGCACCTACGACGGCAACGCCATCCGCGATCTATCGGGCGCGCTCAACGCGCTGCTCGCCGACACGTTCGCGCTCTACATGAAGACGAAGAACTTCCACTGGCACATGAGCGGGCCGCATTTCCGCGACTATCACCTGCTGCTCGACGAGCAGGGCGACCAGATCTTCGCCATGACCGACCCGATGGCGGAGCGCGTCCGCAAGGTCGGCGGAATTACCCTGCACTCGATCGGCGAGATCGCCCGGCTGCAGCGCGTCGAGGACAACGACGCGGCTTACGTCACGCCGCAGGACATGCTCGCCGAGCTGCGCGACGACAACAAGGATCTCGTCTCCCGCATGCGCGAGGTCCACGGCCTTTGCGACGAGCACGGCGACGTGGCCACGGCGAGCCTGCTGGAGAACTGGATGGACGAGACCGAGCGGCGCGTCTGGTTCCTTTTCGAGGCGACGCGCGAGAAGCACGCGCCGTAA
- the pdhA gene encoding pyruvate dehydrogenase (acetyl-transferring) E1 component subunit alpha produces MVAAKASSSRKAAGAGKARGTNGADGKAPARVFTREERLDAYRQMLLIRRFEEKAGQLYGMGHIGGFCHLYIGQEAVVVGMQMALEPDDQVITAYRDHGHTLAVGMTAKSIMAELTGRRHGCSKGKGGSMHMFSPEKGFYGGHGIVGACVPLGAGLAFANLYRGNGRVCLTYFGDGAANQGQVYEAFNMAQLWKLPTVFIIENNKYAMGTSIERSSSTTNLSQRGLSFAIPGEHVNGMDVEEVRAAGARAIEHARSGKGPFILEMMTYRYRGHSMSDPAKYRTREEVQHMRETQDPIEQIRARLIDGGVGEDELKAIDRQVREEVNAAAEFALADPEPDASELTTDVLVEV; encoded by the coding sequence ATGGTGGCGGCGAAAGCTTCATCCAGCCGGAAGGCAGCCGGCGCCGGGAAGGCGCGCGGAACCAACGGCGCCGACGGGAAGGCCCCTGCCAGGGTCTTCACGCGCGAAGAGCGCCTCGACGCCTATCGCCAGATGCTGCTTATTCGCCGTTTCGAGGAGAAGGCGGGCCAGCTCTACGGCATGGGGCATATCGGCGGCTTCTGTCATCTCTACATCGGTCAGGAAGCGGTCGTCGTCGGCATGCAGATGGCGCTCGAGCCGGACGACCAGGTGATCACTGCCTACCGCGATCACGGGCACACACTTGCCGTCGGCATGACCGCGAAGAGCATCATGGCCGAGCTCACCGGGCGCCGGCACGGCTGCTCCAAGGGTAAGGGCGGGTCGATGCACATGTTCTCGCCCGAGAAAGGGTTCTACGGCGGCCACGGTATCGTCGGCGCCTGCGTACCGCTCGGCGCCGGGCTCGCCTTCGCCAACCTCTATCGCGGCAATGGCCGGGTCTGCCTCACTTACTTCGGCGACGGCGCCGCCAACCAGGGGCAGGTCTACGAAGCCTTCAACATGGCGCAGCTGTGGAAACTCCCCACCGTGTTCATCATCGAGAACAACAAGTACGCGATGGGCACCTCGATCGAGCGCTCGTCGTCGACGACGAACCTGTCCCAGCGCGGCCTGTCGTTCGCCATCCCGGGTGAGCATGTCAACGGCATGGACGTCGAGGAGGTTCGCGCTGCGGGTGCACGCGCCATCGAGCATGCGCGTTCCGGCAAGGGTCCGTTCATTCTCGAAATGATGACCTACCGCTACCGCGGCCACTCGATGTCCGACCCCGCGAAGTACCGCACCCGCGAGGAGGTGCAGCATATGCGCGAGACGCAGGACCCGATAGAGCAGATCCGCGCCCGGCTCATCGACGGCGGCGTCGGCGAGGACGAGTTGAAGGCCATCGACCGCCAGGTGCGCGAGGAAGTCAACGCGGCAGCCGAGTTCGCGCTCGCCGATCCCGAGCCCGACGCCTCCGAGCTCACCACGGATGTGCTCGTGGAGGTTTAA
- a CDS encoding FtsB family cell division protein gives MLRQPKIHDRRSRLRQATVLLLCLGLTAYFVHHAINGRHGFEARSRLIERSALLEFEIKSLEAVRAKLERDVALLSPEKPDSDLVEEVAREVLGFVRPDDAVLIER, from the coding sequence GTGCTGCGTCAGCCAAAAATCCATGATCGACGCTCGAGGCTAAGGCAGGCGACGGTGTTGCTTCTCTGCCTGGGTTTGACGGCCTACTTCGTCCATCATGCAATCAATGGCAGGCACGGCTTCGAGGCGCGATCCAGGCTGATCGAACGGTCAGCTCTGTTGGAGTTTGAGATCAAAAGCCTCGAGGCCGTGCGCGCCAAGCTTGAGCGCGACGTCGCTCTCCTGTCTCCCGAAAAGCCCGACTCCGACCTCGTCGAAGAGGTCGCGCGCGAAGTGCTGGGTTTCGTCCGTCCCGACGACGCTGTACTCATCGAGCGCTGA
- a CDS encoding lysophospholipid acyltransferase family protein, whose amino-acid sequence MRFPELSYANAEDPPLKRGLIRMLERMSGRDYFAPLYDRWRRQSMEGDGRIIRPMLGMIGVDLEIIARQWPPALPKDRGLVLVANHPYGILDGIAALTLAEDLGRPFKVLINRELMKVPEMVPFSLPIDFRDTDEALAKNLATRNAAIGLLREGATIIVFPAGGVATAPRPFGRAVELPWKLFTGRMVQAARASVLPVYFEGQCSPLFHLASRLSMTLRLSMLIREFRRAVGQKLVARVGDVIAFEDLKHGRDRRALIAELYERVHALAPPDADQPRPR is encoded by the coding sequence GTGAGATTTCCGGAGCTGTCCTACGCCAACGCCGAGGACCCGCCGCTGAAGCGGGGACTGATCCGCATGCTGGAGCGGATGTCAGGCCGCGACTACTTCGCACCGCTCTACGACCGCTGGCGGCGCCAGAGCATGGAAGGCGATGGGCGCATCATCCGTCCCATGCTCGGCATGATCGGCGTCGACCTGGAGATCATCGCGCGCCAATGGCCGCCCGCCCTGCCGAAGGATCGCGGGCTCGTCCTCGTCGCCAACCACCCTTACGGCATTCTCGACGGGATCGCCGCGCTCACCTTGGCGGAGGACCTCGGGCGACCCTTCAAAGTGCTCATCAATAGGGAGCTGATGAAGGTGCCGGAGATGGTACCCTTCTCATTGCCCATCGACTTTCGCGATACCGATGAGGCGCTGGCTAAGAACCTCGCGACGCGCAACGCCGCGATCGGCCTGCTGCGCGAAGGCGCGACCATCATCGTCTTCCCCGCTGGTGGCGTGGCGACGGCGCCGCGTCCGTTTGGCCGTGCAGTCGAGCTGCCGTGGAAGCTCTTTACTGGAAGGATGGTGCAGGCGGCGCGCGCCTCCGTGTTGCCCGTCTATTTCGAGGGCCAGTGCAGCCCGCTGTTCCATCTGGCGTCGCGGCTGAGCATGACGCTGCGGCTGTCCATGCTCATCCGCGAGTTTCGCCGCGCCGTTGGTCAAAAGCTCGTGGCGCGCGTCGGCGACGTGATCGCGTTCGAAGACTTGAAGCATGGGCGGGACCGGCGCGCGCTCATCGCCGAGCTATACGAGCGCGTGCACGCGCTCGCGCCGCCTGACGCCGATCAGCCGCGGCCGCGGTAG
- a CDS encoding 6-pyruvoyl trahydropterin synthase family protein, producing the protein MRIYKEFQFEAAHFLPTAPAGSPNARVHGHSFRARVTIDGVPGADTGYVFHFDELAQTMAEAQDALDHRLLNEVEGLEAPTLERIAIWLWNRLQNRVPGLAEIEIARDSCGEGAVYNGPAPSRLAAE; encoded by the coding sequence ATGCGCATCTACAAAGAATTCCAGTTCGAGGCTGCCCACTTCCTGCCGACCGCTCCGGCGGGCTCGCCGAACGCACGCGTGCACGGCCATTCGTTCCGCGCCCGCGTGACGATCGACGGCGTGCCGGGCGCCGACACCGGCTACGTTTTCCACTTCGACGAGCTGGCGCAGACCATGGCGGAGGCGCAGGATGCGCTCGACCACCGGTTGCTCAACGAGGTCGAAGGCCTCGAGGCGCCGACGCTCGAGCGCATCGCGATTTGGCTGTGGAACCGGCTGCAGAACCGCGTTCCGGGCCTTGCCGAGATCGAGATTGCCCGCGACAGCTGCGGCGAGGGCGCGGTCTATAACGGGCCGGCGCCGTCTCGCCTCGCTGCGGAGTAA
- a CDS encoding aldo/keto reductase has protein sequence MALSETDTLAGKTALPKRRLGRTDMLITPVGLGAWAIGGGDWAVGWGDQDDSQSIAAIRHAVERGVNWIDTAAIYGLGHSEEVVRAALREIPASQRPFVFTKCGLRWDEADRMAPPHNVGDPKSIRLECEASLKRLGVDRLDLYQMHWPSRDGTPIEEYWQALLDLKAEGKVRAVGLSNHNVAQLAAAEKLGHVDTLQPPFSAIRREFAAAELPWCAEHDTGVIVYSPMQAGLLTGAFTAERAKRLPENDWRSRNAEFTGDKLKANLALAETMKLVGQRHGTSAAAVAIAWTLAWPGVTGAIVGAREPAQVDGWIDAATLHLRKADLDEIAATIKRTGAGSGPSLPAEPGH, from the coding sequence GTGGCCCTATCCGAAACTGACACGCTCGCCGGCAAGACGGCGCTGCCCAAGCGACGCCTCGGCCGCACCGACATGCTCATCACGCCCGTCGGGCTCGGCGCCTGGGCGATCGGCGGCGGCGACTGGGCCGTCGGCTGGGGCGACCAGGACGACAGCCAATCGATCGCCGCCATCCGCCATGCCGTCGAGCGCGGCGTCAACTGGATCGACACCGCGGCGATCTACGGGCTCGGCCATTCCGAAGAGGTGGTGCGCGCCGCGCTGAGAGAAATCCCCGCGTCACAGCGGCCGTTCGTGTTCACCAAGTGCGGTTTGCGCTGGGACGAGGCGGACCGCATGGCGCCGCCGCACAACGTCGGTGACCCGAAGAGCATCCGCCTTGAGTGCGAAGCCTCGCTGAAGCGTCTCGGCGTCGACCGCCTCGACCTCTATCAGATGCATTGGCCCTCGCGCGACGGCACGCCGATCGAGGAATACTGGCAGGCGCTGCTCGACCTGAAGGCCGAGGGCAAGGTGCGCGCCGTCGGGCTTTCCAACCACAACGTGGCGCAACTCGCGGCCGCCGAGAAACTCGGCCACGTCGACACGCTGCAGCCGCCGTTCTCCGCCATCCGCCGCGAGTTCGCCGCTGCCGAGCTGCCGTGGTGCGCCGAGCACGATACCGGCGTCATCGTCTACAGCCCCATGCAGGCGGGCCTCCTCACCGGCGCGTTCACGGCCGAGCGCGCCAAGCGACTGCCCGAAAACGACTGGCGCTCGCGCAACGCCGAGTTCACCGGCGACAAGCTGAAGGCCAACCTGGCGCTTGCGGAGACGATGAAGCTCGTCGGCCAACGCCACGGAACGTCGGCCGCAGCCGTGGCCATCGCCTGGACGCTGGCCTGGCCTGGCGTCACCGGCGCCATTGTCGGCGCCCGCGAGCCCGCCCAAGTCGACGGCTGGATCGACGCCGCCACCCTGCACCTGCGCAAGGCCGATCTCGACGAGATCGCGGCCACCATCAAGCGCACCGGGGCGGGTTCTGGGCCGTCCCTGCCCGCCGAGCCCGGCCACTAG
- a CDS encoding GFA family protein codes for MTETKTYTGSCHCGHVAYEVDADLNQVISCNCSICRKRGALLAFVPEDNFRLKSGEALTDYQFNRKVIHHMFCPTCGVGAFARGIRPDGAKMIALNVRCLDGVDLDALTVRKFDGASL; via the coding sequence ATGACGGAGACGAAAACCTACACTGGAAGCTGCCATTGCGGTCACGTCGCCTACGAGGTCGATGCGGACCTCAACCAGGTCATTTCGTGCAACTGCTCAATCTGCCGCAAGCGCGGTGCGCTCCTGGCCTTCGTCCCGGAGGACAACTTCCGCCTCAAGAGCGGCGAGGCGCTGACCGACTATCAGTTCAATAGGAAGGTCATTCACCACATGTTCTGCCCAACCTGCGGGGTCGGCGCTTTTGCGCGCGGCATCCGCCCGGACGGGGCCAAGATGATCGCCCTCAACGTGCGCTGCCTCGACGGCGTCGACCTCGATGCGCTCACGGTCCGGAAGTTCGACGGCGCCAGCCTCTGA
- the eno gene encoding phosphopyruvate hydratase gives MTAIIDIIGREILDSRGNPTVEVDVVLEDGAMGRAAVPSGASTGAHEAVELRDDDPARYLGKGVEKAVAAVNTEIFDALAGMDAEDQRGVDAALIQLDGTRNKSRLGANAILGVSLATAKAAAESSSLPLYRYLGGAAAHVLPVPMMNIVNGGAHADNPIDIQEFMIMPVAANSIADAVRMGAEIFHTLKKSLKDAGLSTSVGDEGGFAPNLKSADEALGYIMKAIERAGYKPGDDVMLALDCAATEYFKGGKYNLEGEGKSLDSAGMVKYLEALVSRYPIISIEDGMSEDDWDGWKALTQAIGARCQLVGDDLFVTNTERLAEGLKRGVANSILVKVNQIGSLSETLDAVSMAQRAAYTAVISHRSGETEDATIADLAVATNAGQIKTGSLCRSDRLAKYNQLIRIEGELGDTARYAGKSVIRGRAVSA, from the coding sequence ATGACCGCCATCATCGACATCATCGGCCGCGAGATTCTCGACAGCCGCGGCAACCCGACGGTGGAGGTCGACGTGGTGTTGGAGGATGGCGCCATGGGCCGCGCCGCGGTGCCGTCTGGCGCCTCCACGGGCGCGCACGAGGCGGTCGAGCTGCGCGACGACGACCCCGCTCGCTATCTGGGTAAGGGCGTCGAGAAGGCGGTGGCCGCGGTCAACACCGAGATATTCGATGCGCTGGCGGGCATGGACGCCGAGGACCAGCGCGGCGTCGACGCGGCCCTCATTCAGCTCGATGGCACCCGCAACAAGTCGCGCCTCGGCGCCAACGCCATCCTCGGCGTGTCGCTCGCCACGGCGAAGGCCGCGGCGGAGTCGAGCAGCCTGCCGCTCTACCGCTATCTCGGCGGCGCGGCGGCGCACGTCCTGCCGGTGCCCATGATGAACATCGTGAATGGCGGCGCGCATGCCGACAACCCGATCGACATCCAGGAATTCATGATCATGCCGGTGGCGGCCAATTCCATCGCCGACGCCGTGCGCATGGGCGCGGAGATCTTCCACACGCTGAAGAAGTCGCTGAAGGACGCGGGCCTTTCGACCAGCGTCGGCGACGAGGGCGGCTTCGCGCCGAACTTGAAGTCGGCGGACGAAGCGCTGGGCTACATCATGAAGGCCATCGAGCGCGCCGGCTACAAGCCGGGCGATGACGTGATGCTGGCGCTCGACTGCGCGGCGACGGAGTACTTCAAGGGCGGCAAGTACAACCTTGAGGGCGAGGGCAAGTCGCTCGATTCCGCCGGCATGGTGAAATACCTCGAGGCGCTCGTCTCGCGCTATCCGATCATCTCCATCGAGGACGGCATGTCCGAGGACGACTGGGACGGCTGGAAGGCGCTGACGCAGGCAATCGGCGCGCGCTGCCAGCTCGTCGGCGACGATCTGTTCGTCACCAACACCGAGCGTCTCGCCGAGGGCCTGAAGCGCGGCGTCGCCAACTCGATCCTCGTCAAGGTGAACCAGATCGGCTCGCTGTCGGAGACGCTCGACGCGGTGTCGATGGCGCAGCGCGCAGCATATACGGCCGTCATCTCGCATCGCTCGGGCGAAACGGAAGATGCCACAATCGCCGATCTCGCCGTGGCGACCAACGCCGGACAGATCAAGACCGGCTCGCTGTGCCGCTCCGACCGGCTCGCCAAGTACAATCAGCTCATCCGCATCGAGGGCGAGCTGGGCGATACGGCCCGCTATGCCGGCAAGAGTGTCATCCGCGGCCGCGCCGTCTCGGCTTGA
- a CDS encoding OpgC family protein produces MHTLQPGRQRDLRIDFFRGLALIFIFIDHIPDNRLANFTLRNFAFADAAEVFVLLAGFSAVLAYGRTFETQGFQAGVQRTLHRAGQIYVWHIGLLLLCSFGLAAIATAVANPMYVEAIKLHTFADQPVSAIASAITLLNQPNLLNILPLYVTLLLVWAPLLLWMVSRAPFVALGLSIGLWAVANAFSLNLPAHQNPAGWVFNPFAWQVLMTIGAVTAQFSLRRPIPVIPWLVIAAGAYAVFAFLFMAPWALIPGLENTRLVAPDALGSMDRIYVPAWRLVSILTLGYLALVLISARSRWLTEPWAVAVANCGRHSLQIFCLATVLSLGAWVFLTEIGGNGLAPQLVVNFVGIALMLATAALLTQRKAAPETAVARTRHPLAQARAEPMTAPRP; encoded by the coding sequence ATGCATACGCTTCAACCGGGCCGTCAGCGCGACCTGCGGATCGACTTCTTTCGCGGCCTGGCCCTTATCTTCATCTTCATCGACCACATCCCCGACAACCGGCTCGCCAACTTCACGCTGCGCAATTTCGCCTTCGCCGACGCGGCCGAGGTGTTCGTGCTGCTGGCCGGTTTCTCGGCTGTGCTTGCCTATGGCCGCACGTTCGAGACGCAAGGCTTCCAGGCCGGCGTCCAGCGCACGCTTCACCGGGCGGGGCAAATCTACGTCTGGCATATCGGGTTGCTGCTGCTCTGCAGTTTCGGGCTCGCCGCGATCGCCACGGCGGTCGCCAATCCGATGTACGTCGAGGCGATCAAGCTCCACACGTTTGCCGACCAGCCCGTGAGCGCGATCGCGTCCGCCATCACGCTCCTCAACCAGCCCAACCTGCTCAACATCCTGCCGCTGTATGTGACGCTGCTGCTCGTATGGGCGCCGCTGCTCCTGTGGATGGTGAGCCGTGCCCCGTTCGTGGCGCTCGGGTTGTCGATCGGACTGTGGGCGGTCGCCAACGCATTCAGCCTCAACCTGCCCGCGCACCAGAACCCGGCTGGCTGGGTGTTCAATCCGTTCGCCTGGCAGGTGCTGATGACCATCGGCGCCGTCACCGCGCAGTTCAGCCTTCGTCGGCCGATCCCTGTCATCCCCTGGCTGGTGATTGCAGCCGGCGCGTACGCCGTGTTCGCGTTCCTATTCATGGCGCCGTGGGCGCTGATTCCGGGTCTTGAGAACACCCGGCTCGTGGCGCCGGATGCGCTCGGCTCCATGGATCGCATCTACGTTCCGGCTTGGCGATTGGTGAGCATCCTCACCCTCGGCTATCTCGCGCTCGTCCTCATCTCCGCGCGTTCAAGATGGCTGACCGAGCCGTGGGCGGTGGCGGTCGCCAATTGCGGCCGCCACTCCCTGCAGATCTTCTGCCTGGCGACGGTTCTGTCCCTCGGCGCCTGGGTGTTCCTCACCGAGATCGGCGGTAACGGCCTTGCGCCCCAACTCGTGGTCAATTTCGTCGGCATAGCGCTGATGCTGGCGACGGCCGCTTTGCTGACGCAGCGCAAGGCGGCGCCGGAAACGGCGGTCGCGCGCACCCGGCACCCGTTGGCGCAGGCACGCGCCGAGCCGATGACCGCACCGCGACCGTAA